In Prunus dulcis chromosome 1, ALMONDv2, whole genome shotgun sequence, the following are encoded in one genomic region:
- the LOC117617193 gene encoding F-box/kelch-repeat protein At3g06240, translated as MARESGPRKLVKSRYVYINTELPTEIIFNHILPRLPPEALMRCKYVCKSWSSLIRSPSFVTDFNDRNKSNTNFLFQKNTRLFSSKIEEQQGENNILIPTPIAQLPLPTRSKFLKRYPDLVEYILNPEPVAELSYLSRCEAFECHPNHVQSVHGLVCASSRCGPVFILNPSTQEPIELPYIIENYRLASATYKFGFSPLTNEYKVLQILSFGPNSGIDIRFNVFTLGRDSSWRPLQVDPTDLPFDALDQAYEIKNGRSTGCVCLNGAIHWIHETQKVIVVFDVKEETFRVVPLPEGFHPDIHGPYRFACHASVVEVEGCVGVFADNSLRQNRIVLWILKDYQNLVWVKETITAVMPIGEGYVKALGTIHTGELALALYFYENSPGFDDGPPKLLLYNMESKQYRILDFVFPNNMGVARGIPIKLIASYDNSIFPLK; from the coding sequence ATGGCCAGAGAAAGTGGCCCAAGGAAATTGGTAAAATCaagatatgtatatataaacacGGAGCTCCCAACTGAAATCATATTCAATCATATACTCCCACGGCTACCACCAGAGGCTCTGATGCGGTGCAAGTACGTGTGCAAGTCTTGGTCCTCCCTCATCCGCAGCCCTTCCTTTGTCACCGACTTCAACGACAGAAACAAGAGCAACACTAACTTCCTTTTCCAGAAGAATACCCGTTTGTTCTCTTCAAAGATAGAGGAGCAACAAGGAGAGAATAATATTCTGATTCCAACACCCATCGCCCAACTTCCACTCCCGACTCGGAGCAAATTTCTTAAACGTTATCCTGATCTTGTGGAGTATATTCTAAATCCAGAACCTGTCGCCGAACTTTCATACCTGAGTCGATGCGAAGCTTTTGAATGTCATCCGAATCATGTGCAGAGTGTCCATGGCTTGGTTTGTGCATCCTCTAGGTGTGGCCCTGTCTTCATACTTAACCCTAGCACTCAAGAGCCCATCGAACTTCCAtatataatagaaaattaCCGCTTGGCATCCGCTACATATAAGTTCGGCTTCAGTCCACTAACCAACGAGTATAAGGTTCTCCAGATCTTGTCATTTGGTCCCAATAGCGGAATTGATATTCGGTTCAACGTATTCACCCTAGGTAGGGATTCTTCATGGAGGCCATTGCAGGTAGACCCTACCGACCTTCCTTTTGATGCTCTAGATCAAGCCTATGAGATAAAAAATGGGAGAAGTACTGGATGTGTGTGCCTGAATGGGGCCATACACTGGATCCATGAGACACAAAAAGTGATAGTGGTATTTGACGTTAAAGAGGAGACCTTCAGAGTGGTGCCACTACCTGAAGGGTTTCATCCAGATATTCATGGCCCCTATAGGTTTGCTTGCCATGCAAGTGTTGTTGAGGTGGAAGGATGTGTGGGTGTGTTTGCTGACAATTCGTTGAGACAGAACAGGATAGTGTTATGGATTTTGAAGGACTACCAGAACCTTGTGTGGGTTAAGGAGACTATTACCGCCGTGATGCCGATTGGAGAAGGGTATGTTAAAGCTTTGGGTACAATCCATACAGGTGAGCTAGCGCTCGCGctctatttttatgaaaattcacCGGGATTTGACGACGGTCCACCAAAATTGCTTCTGTATAATATGGAGAGCAAACAATATAGAAtacttgattttgtttttcctaatAATATGGGAGTTGCTCGGGGAATACCGATTAAGTTAATTGCTAGTTATGATAATAGTATTTTCCCCTTAAAATGA